CGGAGCGGATGGAAGAGCCGCATGTCGACGTGCAGAGCGGCGGGACTCGAGACCGCCTGCACCACCCGAAGCGTGTCCAGGGTTCCCGCGACCGTGCCCGTTCCCACGATCTCGGGCCGGCCGGCGGGCCGAAACGCCCAGCTGCCGCGCAGGGCGAGCGGATACGCGCCGCGCGGGAGGGCCACGCCCGAGAAGTCCACATCGAGCGCGCGCGAGCTCACCAGGAAGTGATCCACGTGCAGGCTGTCCCCCCTCAGGCTCCGCGCGCGCACGGCGACGCGATCGATCACGAGGCTCGAGTCGTTTCCCGGCGTGGTGAGGCTCAGGTTCGTCAAGAGGCCGTCGCGCACGATGATGTTCACGGGGAGGTTGAGGTCGGGAAGCGCGCCCCGGAGCGAGTCCCGTTCCGCCGGCGTGTCTCCGGAAGCGCCGAGGAGCACGCGGACGTTGTCCGCGCGCAGCCGGTGGATGTCCCACTGGCGGCGGAGGAGCTCGCGAAGCTCCCAGTCCACCTCGATCCGCTCCGCGGTGATCTCGATCCGCTCGTCGCGGTACGTGAAGTCGTGGGCGATGAGCGGCCCGTGCAGCGGTCCACGAAGCTCGCGCACGTCGAGCTTGCCGGGGAGGAGACCGCCCAGACGCTCGAATCCCCAGCGCGCGCCGGGTTCGGTGTACAGGACCCACCATCCGCCGGCCGCCGCGAGGATGGCGAGGATCGCGACGCTGGTGACGGCGAGAAGGATCCGGCGGGAGCGCTTCATAGCTCGGGTCCCAGGGAGATGTGAACGGTGAGCGGCGTGCGCTCACGATCCAGACCCCATCCGAAGTCGACCCGGACGAGACCCGCGGGAGACACCCACCGCGCGCCCACGCCGGCGCCGCGCTGCAGCGTATCGCCGAACGAGTTCACGGCGTTTCCCATGTCGAAGAACACGGCGGCACCCCAGCGCGGCAGGAACCGGTGTTCCGCCTCGAGGCTTCCGACGAGGAGATACGGTCCCCCGATCACGTCGCCGTTGACGTCGCGCGGCCCGAGGGTGTTGTAGCCGTACCCGCGGACGCTGTTCGCGCCGCCGGTGAAGAAGCGGAGCGAGGCGGGAAGCTCCCGGAAGTCCCCTGTCTTCGTCGCGCCCACCTCGAACCGCGCGATGCCGCGGCCGCGATCCCCGAACGACTGGATGAGCTTTCCGTCGAGACGCCCCTGCAGGAACGATACGTCCGAGACGACGCGTTCATGCGCTCCGCGCACGTTCAGGGAGACACGGTCCCCCCACCACGTCTGGAGCGGATCGTCGGAGCGCACGCGGCTCCAGGTTCCTTCCGGGATCAGCGTCTTCACGATGCCCTCGTCCACGCCGACCCGGTAGTTCTCCCGCCGGTACGAGAGGGCCGGGGTCGCGCGCCACTTCCCGAGCAGCCGGCTCGCGCTCGCTCCCGTCTGGAAGATCCGGGTGTCGATGGCCTGGATCTCGAAGTCGTGATAGCTCGTGGAGAAGGTCGCGACGTCGGTGCGCGGGTTGGGCCAGGGGATGAAGTACTGCACCCCCGCCTTCTTCTCGAGCTGGCCCCACACCCCCTCGAGCTGCGCGCGGTGTCCCTGCCGATTCGTGCGCCGCAGCTCGACGAGACCCCGCAGGCGAAGCCCGTCGTCCGTGCCGTATCCCACGCCTCCCGTCAGGCGCACCTTCCGCGCCGGGGAGAGGCTCACGTCGATCGGGACGATCCGGTGCGCGGCGTCCTCCTCCGCCTGCTTCACCTCGACCCTCGTGAAGTACCCCGTGGCGCTCAGATCCGTCTGGAGATCGAGCAGCTTCCGGAAGTCGAACGGCTCTCCCGCCTGGAAGTTGGGATAGCGCCGGAGCAGGTGCGGCTTCAGCACGTCGTGGTCGAACGTCACTTCACCGAAGTAGTGGCGCGGGCCGGTGTCGAACCGGAGCACGACCGCCGCGGCGTAGCGCGCGAGATCCACGGTGATGCGGCTCGTCGTGAACCGCGCGTCGAGATAGCCTCCCTCGGCGGCGTAGCTCTCGAGGGCGACCTTGCCCCGCTCGTACTCGGGATGGAGTAGCACGTCGCCGCGCCGGAGCGGGAACGACCGGGCGATCTCCTGGAACTTCGGGTTCGCGGCGCCTTCGCCCGTCACCTGAACCGTGAGGGAATCGATGATGACGGGCGGACCCGGCTCGATCTCGTACCGCGCGATCCAGCGCTTCTCGGTCACGAGCTCGGAGCGAACGAACGGACGGTAGTAGCCGTACGGCTGGAGGGACCGCCGGATCTCCTCCTCCGCGCGGGAGTGGAGATGGCGAAGCTCGGCCTCGGTGGCGTCCTTGCGGCGATCCTTGTCGTTGATGCTGAGCGAGGCGCGGACGTTCTTCTCGAGGGCGCCCTCGACCCCGAGCACCTCCACCTTCACGGAAGGGGTGGCGGCTCCTGCCGGCGGCGAAGCGAAGAGAAGAAGGGCCAGGGCCCACGGTAGTCGGCGCATCGTTTCACTCGGTTCCGGCAGTTGGTCCGGAGCGGGGCGAAGCGCTGGCGTCGCTCCATGCTCAGGCTCGAGGGATGATGCGAAGAGTGTGCCGAAAGGAGTGGTGGGTTTCGGCCGGGAGCGGCCGACCGGGACGCGCCGGGCCGCGGCGCCCGGCCCTAGGACGTGTAAATACGGCCGGGCGCCGCGAAGTTTTTACAGGACGCGGGCTTCAGCGCACGAGGAGAGCCCGTCGAACCAGGGTCCGGTCCCCGACGGAAGTCCGGATCAGATAGAGCCCGCTCGGGAGACCGGCGGCGTGGAAGCGGATCCGGTGGATGCCTTGCGGGAGGGTTCCTTCGTGGAGCGTGGCCACGCGCCGTCCGTGGACGTCGAACGCGGCCATGGAGACCGGTTCCTCGCGTCCGAGGGAGAGCCGCACTTCCGTCTCGTGACGGAAGGGATTCGGCAGCGCCGGCGAGACTCCGTGCGGACTCTGCGACGCTTCGTTCACACCCGACACGACCGGAGTCCAGCCACCGCGGACCGCCAGAGACCTCATGTCGCCGTTCGCCTCGATGGTCCGTCCGGCTCCCCAGATGGTTCCATCCGAAAGGACCGCGGCCGCATTCCGGAACGCCGGATCGGAAAGGGCCAGCTCCTGGACGGCACTCCACGCCGTCCCGTCCCAGTGTTGGACCGTGTTGTTGGCGAGCCCGTACAGGTCGTCTGAGGCGATGCCGGCGAACGAGCCGACCGAAGCCGCGTGCTCGGTCCAGCCGCTTCCGTTCCAGTGGTAGACGCTCCCCACGTCGGTCGCCACCCACGTATCGCTGGGTCCGAACGTCCACACGTCGACGGGCCACACGTTCGGTGGCGTCGCGAGCGGAACGTGATCCCACCGGCTTCCGTTCCAGCGCACCACGTAGGCGAGATAGGAGAGTGACGTCATGTTCCGGTAGCTTCCCACGGCCCAAACGTTGTCGGAGGCGCTGGCGTGCACGGCTTCGAGGTCCTGGTCCCGGTTTCCGACCTTGGGAGGATCGATGCGGGTCCAGCTGGATCCGTTCCAGTGGAGCGCGAGCGGCGGTTTCGTGAGCGCATCATTGGTGATGCCCACCGCCCAGACGTCGTCCGCACCGATCGCCCAGATGTCGAAGATCGCCCATCCTGCGTGGTGGAAATCGAGGGACCATTGCGTGCCGTCCCAGCGCAGGACGTACCCGCTGGCGAGTCCCGCGCCCTCGGCATAGAGTCCCGCGGCCCAGGCGAGGTCCGGCGCCAGTGCCGATACGTCCCACAGCATGTGCTGGGCGTCGTTGACCTGAGGCGCCGCCGTCTCCGTCCAGCCGAGGCCGTTCCAGTGGAGCACCAGATGCCGGTCGAGGA
This portion of the Candidatus Eisenbacteria bacterium genome encodes:
- a CDS encoding autotransporter assembly complex family protein, coding for MRRLPWALALLLFASPPAGAATPSVKVEVLGVEGALEKNVRASLSINDKDRRKDATEAELRHLHSRAEEEIRRSLQPYGYYRPFVRSELVTEKRWIARYEIEPGPPVIIDSLTVQVTGEGAANPKFQEIARSFPLRRGDVLLHPEYERGKVALESYAAEGGYLDARFTTSRITVDLARYAAAVVLRFDTGPRHYFGEVTFDHDVLKPHLLRRYPNFQAGEPFDFRKLLDLQTDLSATGYFTRVEVKQAEEDAAHRIVPIDVSLSPARKVRLTGGVGYGTDDGLRLRGLVELRRTNRQGHRAQLEGVWGQLEKKAGVQYFIPWPNPRTDVATFSTSYHDFEIQAIDTRIFQTGASASRLLGKWRATPALSYRRENYRVGVDEGIVKTLIPEGTWSRVRSDDPLQTWWGDRVSLNVRGAHERVVSDVSFLQGRLDGKLIQSFGDRGRGIARFEVGATKTGDFRELPASLRFFTGGANSVRGYGYNTLGPRDVNGDVIGGPYLLVGSLEAEHRFLPRWGAAVFFDMGNAVNSFGDTLQRGAGVGARWVSPAGLVRVDFGWGLDRERTPLTVHISLGPEL